One segment of Nostoc piscinale CENA21 DNA contains the following:
- a CDS encoding type II toxin-antitoxin system Phd/YefM family antitoxin, translating into MQKVTVDEIQQNPLKYLNLVKAGESFIIIQADKEIAELKPIQSINKQLRPFGLCAGEFTVPDDFDAPLPQDILNAFEGG; encoded by the coding sequence ATGCAGAAAGTTACAGTGGATGAAATCCAACAAAATCCCTTAAAATACCTCAACCTAGTTAAGGCAGGTGAAAGTTTTATTATTATTCAAGCAGATAAAGAAATTGCTGAATTAAAACCAATTCAAAGTATTAACAAGCAGCTAAGACCATTTGGTTTGTGTGCAGGAGAGTTTACTGTGCCTGATGATTTTGATGCACCTCTGCCCCAAGATATTTTGAATGCGTTTGAGGGCGGATGA
- a CDS encoding DUF4393 domain-containing protein, with translation MVVNVNYENSIIDINTYMMMGMDKPEDIAKLLPLSDIYKDLAQPAAKQVGGALESTAKVARLLLAPIEYLAAQSDRWQRYLTRIAEQVPEERRIEAHPQVAGPVLEGLRYVDENNVIADLFINLLARAIDRDRVSEAHPAFASIISQLSSDEAQIIFWLRKKRFLYRQYAAFNSEQKTFSAKQVIENEFPTNKLIFPENFAVYMDHLHSLNLAGIWQQGNQEPIFEGEAAIQTGVNITSYAQLTSFGSMFAQACVPEKLPDSIA, from the coding sequence TTGGTAGTCAATGTCAATTACGAAAACAGCATAATAGATATAAACACTTACATGATGATGGGTATGGATAAACCTGAAGATATTGCTAAGCTATTACCATTAAGCGATATATATAAAGACCTTGCTCAACCAGCAGCAAAGCAAGTAGGAGGTGCGCTTGAATCAACCGCAAAAGTAGCTCGATTACTACTTGCTCCTATCGAATATCTTGCTGCTCAAAGCGATCGCTGGCAAAGATATCTTACGCGTATTGCTGAACAAGTACCTGAAGAAAGGCGTATTGAGGCACACCCGCAAGTTGCAGGGCCAGTTCTTGAAGGGCTTCGATATGTTGATGAAAATAATGTCATCGCTGATTTGTTTATTAATTTATTAGCACGAGCGATTGACCGTGACCGTGTTAGCGAGGCTCATCCAGCTTTTGCAAGTATCATTTCTCAATTGAGTTCTGATGAAGCACAAATCATTTTTTGGCTTCGGAAGAAGCGTTTTCTCTACCGCCAATACGCCGCTTTCAACTCTGAACAAAAAACATTTTCAGCGAAGCAAGTTATTGAAAATGAGTTTCCTACTAACAAACTTATTTTTCCTGAAAACTTTGCAGTCTATATGGATCATCTCCACAGCTTGAATCTAGCTGGAATTTGGCAACAAGGCAATCAAGAACCAATTTTTGAAGGAGAAGCTGCTATCCAAACAGGTGTCAATATTACAAGTTATGCTCAGTTAACTTCTTTTGGTAGCATGTTTGC